One genomic region from Cyanobium usitatum str. Tous encodes:
- a CDS encoding septal ring lytic transglycosylase RlpA family protein, producing MRSTFSLGALALLLSGSALVPAIAESSLAATSNDAVAMAVSSPEPQGPTPAVAIREVDLELSPIDTQIKQAPPTRIAPAPKPAPRVVHSSKGEASWYGPGFFGNRTANGEVFRPGTLTAAHRTLPFGTKVRVTNLGNGRTAVVRINDRGPFHGNRVIDIAHGAAQSLGLTASGVAQVRLEVLQ from the coding sequence ATGCGCAGCACCTTCTCCCTTGGGGCCCTCGCCCTGCTTCTCTCCGGCAGTGCTTTGGTTCCCGCCATCGCCGAGTCCAGCCTCGCCGCAACCAGCAATGATGCTGTAGCGATGGCTGTTTCCAGCCCTGAGCCCCAAGGCCCAACGCCTGCAGTCGCCATCCGCGAGGTCGATTTGGAGCTGTCACCAATTGACACCCAGATCAAGCAGGCCCCTCCGACCCGTATCGCTCCTGCCCCCAAGCCAGCGCCCCGTGTGGTGCACAGCTCCAAGGGTGAGGCCAGTTGGTACGGCCCCGGCTTCTTTGGAAACCGCACGGCCAATGGCGAAGTCTTTCGTCCTGGCACCCTCACGGCGGCCCACCGCACCCTGCCTTTCGGCACCAAGGTTCGTGTGACCAATCTTGGGAACGGCCGCACCGCCGTTGTGCGCATCAACGACCGGGGCCCTTTCCACGGCAATCGCGTCATTGACATTGCCCATGGAGCTGCCCAATCCCTAGGCCTCACCGCCAGTGGCGTAGCTCAAGTGCGCCTCGAAGTGCTCCAGTGA